In the Qipengyuania gelatinilytica genome, GCTCGCGGATTTTCATCGAGGCGATCACGTCTTCGGGGAAGGCCGCGGCCATCGCCACATCGACAGCCTCGATCCAGGCGAAGACCATCTCGATCGCGCCGCCCTTGAAGGCGAGGCGCGCGACATCGACGTCGGCGCCCATCTGTTCGGCCGCCATGACCAGCGCCTCGTCGCCCCAGCCATCGAAGATCGCGGCATCGGCAATGGCAGGGGCCAGCGCGAGGCGCAGCTCGTCGAGCGTCAGGTCGGCGATATCGGGCGTTTCATTGGTCATTATTGCGGTCCGTATGTTTCGGCGGTCTTGTTGCCGGACTTCTCGCCCTTCTCGATGGCCTCGATGACACCGGCGCGTGCGCCAAGCAGCATTGCGTAATCGCGTGCCGAGCGACCCGAATTGTCAGTGCGGTCCGGATTGCCGCCATTGGCGATCAGCATTTCGACCAGCTTGAGGTCGCGGCGGTGCACTGCGCTTATCAGAGGGGTTTCACCGGTGGAATCGGATACGTCGACCTCGGCCCCGCGCTTGATCAGCTGTTCGACGCCTTCGATGAAGCCGAGCTGCGCGGCGATCTGGAGCGGGGTCGTGCCATTCTTGTCGGCGATATTGGGATTGGCACCGCGCTGCAGCAGGAAACGGACCCAGGTAAGGTCGCGGCGCTGGACGACTGCGTGGAGCGCCGTCTCCCCGGTGGTGATGTCACGAGCGTTGACGATCGTGTTGCCGGGCTCGTCGAGCAGCTGGGTCGCGATGTCGCCGTCACGGTCGCGCACGGCCTTGAGGAACTTGTATCCATCGGATTGTTGCTGGGCGGCCACCGGGCTTGCCAGCATGGCCAGCAGTCCTGCGACGATCATGAAACCCTGCTTAATCCCCAGTGCGCGCACCACTATTCACTCCGCTTGTCTTTTCCGCCGTAATCGGGCCTTGAGCCCTTGAATAGGCGCGGTTAGCAGACCATGAACCATCCTGTCATGCCCCGCGTTCAAACTCTCCTCCTTACCGCCCTTTTCCTCGCCTCGTGCTCGCAGGAACCGGCCGGTCCGCAGTTGATCCAGCCCGATGGCCCGCCGCCGCTGGAAGGCGCCAGCATCGGGGGCGATTTTACCCTGACAGGCGAAGACGGGGAGCCGGTGAGCTTCTCCGATTTCGACGGGCAGTACCGCACGATCTACTTCGGCTATGCCTTTTGCCCGGACATCTGCCCGACCGACAACCAGCGCGCGATGGCCGGCCTCAAGCGGTTCGAGGAAGATTTTCCCGAACTGGGCGCAAAGGTCCAGCCGCTCTTCGTCAGCGTCGATCCCGACCGCGATACGACCGAAGTGCTCGGCGAGTTCACCGATGCCTTCCACCCGCGCCTGATCGGCATGACGGGGGACCCGGAAACGCTGGAGGAAATCGCGGGCAAGTTCGGCGTCTTCTTCTCGGTCCCCGAAGACCGCGGCGACGGTGGATACCTCGTCGATCATTCCGGCCTCACGCTATTGTTCGGTCCCGACGGACAGCCGCTCGCCCCCCTTCCCACCGATCAAGGGCCCGACGCCGTTCGGGACGAGCTGGCGAAATGGGTGCGCTGAGGGAGCGATTCTGGGAACGGCCGCTGGCCGATCTCAACCAGTCCGAATGGGAAGCCTTGTGC is a window encoding:
- a CDS encoding SCO family protein, coding for MNHPVMPRVQTLLLTALFLASCSQEPAGPQLIQPDGPPPLEGASIGGDFTLTGEDGEPVSFSDFDGQYRTIYFGYAFCPDICPTDNQRAMAGLKRFEEDFPELGAKVQPLFVSVDPDRDTTEVLGEFTDAFHPRLIGMTGDPETLEEIAGKFGVFFSVPEDRGDGGYLVDHSGLTLLFGPDGQPLAPLPTDQGPDAVRDELAKWVR
- a CDS encoding ankyrin repeat domain-containing protein — protein: MIVAGLLAMLASPVAAQQQSDGYKFLKAVRDRDGDIATQLLDEPGNTIVNARDITTGETALHAVVQRRDLTWVRFLLQRGANPNIADKNGTTPLQIAAQLGFIEGVEQLIKRGAEVDVSDSTGETPLISAVHRRDLKLVEMLIANGGNPDRTDNSGRSARDYAMLLGARAGVIEAIEKGEKSGNKTAETYGPQ